From the genome of Miscanthus floridulus cultivar M001 chromosome 10, ASM1932011v1, whole genome shotgun sequence, one region includes:
- the LOC136485269 gene encoding protein SINE1-like has protein sequence MGLSPLLRQELDNLDKDADSRRAAMKALKSYARHLDSKSIPHFLAEVSDTTTAAGGAAGAGIPTGEFTISLYEVLARVHGRNIVPQIGNIMATIMRTLSSSGGSFPLHQACSKVVPAIARYGIDPSSTPDDEKAVIIASLCRPLCGALMGTTQQDGGAASGAALCLKALVESTNWRFASGEMVNEVCLKVAGAMHDRATRSNAHMGLAMALVKHNGLIAEAYARSIVRSGLQILDGDTAESSSQKRLSAIQMINFFMKFVDPRCLSSELGRVIAVMEKCQNDRMPFVRGAAFEASQSAKSIASQKGSRHEVGTSPMVGSNFHKRREKSPCRSLWSAKGSPAGSTVAASPAQFRSPESQVVDSSIMNGSTPTESPVSVGQSSCNFDQSRRTNRRLWNNDGVDVSLKDGLFIQLCSNSNSYEDDLGEVCDSEVTDANFECTNTFAGFVSRSPNGSISRDKTPSPRASDSPISIDNVKIYSTPRKLLRLLQSSYDSDSASIVGQSTAKLSGLSSPDQEHEELVISSEQMQSLHSDSKADEMKDENETIDMQNSNDRTETLSNADESGLSTTEAENTSSKASPEIELKEDDVCITSSIVKTRKYRTKFTFVLSMIVIILAIITMFIRIENYDDSVYLVPT, from the exons ATGGGCCTGAGCCCGCTGCTGCGGCAGGAGCTGGACAACCTGGACAAGGACGCCGATAGCCGCCGCGCTGCCATGAAGGCGCTCAAGTCTTACGCCAGGCACCTGGACTCCAAGTCCATCCCGCACTTCCTCGCCGAGGTCTCCGACACCACCACGGCCGCGGGCGGCGCCGCAGGCGCCGGCATACCGACCGGTGAGTTCACCATCTCGCTCTACGAGGTGCTGGCGCGGGTGCACGGGCGCAACATCGTGCCGCAGATCGGCAACATCATGGCCACCATCATGCGCACGCTCTCCTCCAGCGGGGGATCCTTCCCGCTCCACCAGGCCTGCTCCAAGGTGGTGCCCGCCATCGCGCGGTACGGCATCGACCCGTCGTCCACGCCCGACGACGAGAAGGCCGTCATCATCGCGTCCCTCTGCAGGCCGCTCTGCGGCGCACTCATGGGAACGACCCAGCAGGACGGCGGCGCCGCGTCCGGCGCGGCGCTGTGCCTGAAGGCGCTCGTCGAGTCCACCAACTGGAGGTTCGCGTCCGGGGAGATGGTGAACGAGGTCTGCCTCAAGGTGGCCGGGGCGATGCACGACCGGGCAACGCGCTCGAACGCGCACATGGGCCTCGCCATGGCGCTGGTGAAGCACAATGGCCTGATTGCGGAGGCGTACGCGAGGTCCATTGTGCGGTCGGGGCTGCAGATCCTTGATGGGGACACGGCAGAGAGCAGCTCGCAGAAGCGCCTCTCGGCGATCCAGATgatcaacttcttcatgaagtttGTTGACCCCAGGTGCTTGTCTTCAGAGCTTGGCAGGGTGATTGCTGTGATGGAGAAGTGCCAGAATGACCGCATGCCGTTCGTGCGAGGTGCTGCATTTGAGGCATCACAGAGCGCGAAGAGCATCGCCTCGCAGAAGGGATCAAGACATGAGGTTGGCACAAGCCCAATGGTTGGCTCCAATTTTCACAAGAGAAGGGAGAAGAGCCCGTGCAGGAGCCTCTGGAGTGCCAAGGGCAGCCCTGCAGGCTCCACCGTCGCTGCTTCTCCAGCCCAGTTCAGGTCCCCGGAATCCCAGGTTGTGGATTCGTCTATCATGAATGGCAGCACACCCACCGAGTCGCCGGTCTCAGTCGGGCAGTCCTCATGCAACTTCGATCAGAGTCGGCGCACGAACCGGAGGTTGTGGAACAATGATGGCGTCGATGTTTCTCTGAAGGATGGCTTGTTCATTCAGCTTTGCTCAAACAGCAATTCCTATGAAGATGACTTGGGCGAGGTCTGTGACAGTGAGGTGACTGATGCTAACTTTGAGTGCACTAACACATTTGCAGGATTTGTGTCACGAAGCCCAAATGGCTCCATATCAAGAGATAAGACTCCCAGTCCCAGG GCTTCAGACAGCCCGATCAGCATTGATAACGTGAAGATATACTCAACACCAAGGAAGCTTCTCCGATTGCTTCAAAGCTCATACGACTCTGACTCTGCTAGCATTGTGGGGCAATCCACTGCAAAGCTCAGTGGCTTATCATCACCAGATCAGGAACATGAGGAACTAGTGATCTCATCTGAACAGATGCAATCTCTGCATTCAGACAGCAAAGCTGATGAGATGAAGGATGAGAATGAAACCATTGATATGCAGAACAGCAATGATAGGACTGAGACTCTATCCAATGCCGATGAATCAGGACTTTCCACTACCGAGGCTGAGAACACATCGAGCAAGGCTTCCCCTGAAATTGAACTTAAAGAGGATGATGTCTGTATTACAAGCAGCATAGTGAAGACGAGGAAGTACAGAACAAAATTCACTTTTGTTCTGAGCATGATTGTGATTATTTTAGCGATCATCACCATGTTTATTAGGATAGAGAATTATGATGATTCAGTGTACCTTGTCCCCACTTGA